The DNA sequence AAGTACTTTGAAGTTATGTAGATTTCCTGTTTGTGCTAACTTGCATATTGAAAAGATGttagttttttaaatgtataacCCCTGAGAAGTTTGGTTTACAGGGCGGGTTTACATCTTTTGCGGATATGAAGAAAGTATGGATTGGAAGGAAATTCACTTACATATTTGAGGCTGCTCCTTTGAACTTGGCGTTCTTTATGCAATCAATGTATGCCCAAACAATCGGTAGGCTCTGGCGTAATAAGTTCGGTCATCTATACATTAATTTGTTGGCCATTGAcgatttcttctaaattatGATGAACAAAGCTCTTTACTTCAAAGATTATGGTACTAATACTTCGTTTTGCAGGTCACATGGTCAGTACCGCTTCTTTATCACACAGACTAGGTGGCCTTTATTGCCTTTACAGCCTTTATGAGACACAACCCTTTAAACCCTCTTACAAAATCTACCTGTCTATTGGTATGATTTCTCAAAGTTCTTTGATAATTATCTATAGATATATGTAAGTTTTTCCTAGCTCTTTGTTTGGGTGGACGTCTCTTGATTTCATGtttaccttttcttctttggttATTTTACGACGCTTCCACGTTTATAGGAGAGTTAAAGAAACTGAAGGAACTTATTGTCGaggcaaaagaaaagaacgtAAAAGTGGCGTCTGCTGTGGTGAAAAGAATGTTAGAAAAGAACATGTTCCTCTTTGGATCTGTAGACATGAATGAGAGCTCTGCCTTGGAAACAGTGAATCAACTAACAGAATTACAAAATGCCCGCATTCAAGTTGCCTATGATAAGTACGTTCGAGACACAGACGATTATCCTTTTTGTTCTAGATTTATACTGTTCATGCCATGATATCTTTACAGCAACCTTGATTTTTACTTTTGGATGTCTAGGCTGTTTGCTGATACCCCAATAGAAGATCATATCCATATGAACTTGGTAAGTGAAAAATACCAAAACTTACCCGATTCGCCTTGTTTCTGATCCATTATACTCCAATACCTGTTTAACTAGCATTATGAACTCTTCCATGTTATTATCAACTATTTATCAGGGGATGGAAGCTGGTTTgaatatattgaaaaagatGTCATCAGATTATTCAGAGGCAAAGAAAGTTGCATTATATGGTAACTTCTTTCATCCCAATCATATTTGATCTCTCTATTCTCTcatgatttttgtttcttactAAACTTTATGCCCATGTTTCTCTATGTTCGTCTTGGTACCAAAAGAAGCGAGCGAGATCGTGGATGTCCAGGACATAAAGCACATATCAGAGGATGAGGGATTGATTGGAGATACAGTTGAAAAGATTGCGGAGGACTGGAACGTTCAACGAGGAGCCTTTTACGAACAAGTTGGACATGACCAACAGCTTGCTCTAGTCGAGGCACACGAAGAGCAAGAACATCACGCcgatgaaaattttgatatggAACTTGAAAGAATGCTCACTGATGTTCAACAAGGTACAGAGTCCTCTCTAATTCTAACTCTGAAAGATGGGGGTTCTTGAATTGCCATATCATTCCATTGCCTGATCTTCTATAAACAGCTTTATGACGTTTAACTAGCTGAAAGAGAGATCCTTAAACCTGATTCATACCCAAAATCCAACCCCATGTAGTGTAAATAGCAACGTTCTAAACCCTTTATGTTCAATATGATCAATAGCTTTCCTTAGAAAATGTTGTCACTTGCTCGGGCAAGCTTTCCTTATTGATGGCTCCTATAACATCTTCGGGACGAGGGTTGAAAAGGTCTCATGTTTATTATTAGAGATGTTCATTCTACTTGTGGAAACCTACCTCGAACAAGGTAGGAAATCTCTGTTTAAGTAGAAAATGTGGAGAATGAGATGAAAGGTTTCTCTCGACAATTAGAGTTGAAAATGTTTCATGTTTATTattagagatgttcattttacCTATGGATACCTGCCTCGAATGAGGTAGGAAATCACTGGTTAAATGCAAAATGTGAAAGGATGTGATGCTAGATAAGTAGGACGGAGATTAT is a window from the Cucurbita pepo subsp. pepo cultivar mu-cu-16 chromosome LG07, ASM280686v2, whole genome shotgun sequence genome containing:
- the LOC111798120 gene encoding uncharacterized protein LOC111798120, yielding MDLSPFRLDIDELINEYAEGGFTSFADMKKVWIGRKFTYIFEAAPLNLAFFMQSMYAQTIGHMVSTASLSHRLGGLYCLYSLYETQPFKPSYKIYLSIGELKKLKELIVEAKEKNVKVASAVVKRMLEKNMFLFGSVDMNESSALETVNQLTELQNARIQVAYDKLFADTPIEDHIHMNLGMEAGLNILKKMSSDYSEAKKVALYEASEIVDVQDIKHISEDEGLIGDTVEKIAEDWNVQRGAFYEQVGHDQQLALVEAHEEQEHHADENFDMELERMLTDVQQGTESSLILTLKDGGS